From Portunus trituberculatus isolate SZX2019 unplaced genomic scaffold, ASM1759143v1 PGA_scaffold_522__18_contigs__length_968829, whole genome shotgun sequence:
CAACTTTGGGTGCGTTTTCTGGTGTTTTAACTTGGTGTCCCTTACGACTGTCTGGCATGGAGGGCCTCATATGGCctctgttgtttctgttgtttgttttattatatgGAGAATTTTAAGTTGGCATTGTCTAGTGAgcatttagttttattattttgtccgTTATTAAAGTTGCCTAAAATCAGACcaatatttcattatcatttttttttttaacactgaaataaatcaaaatcATTCATATTGCCATATTGGATATGTTTGACAGATATATCAGCTGTTCACTGATTCTTTATTCAGAAAATTAAAAGTTTATAGTACATCTTGCAACACAAgcattaacaaaataaaaagaattaaataGGCTTCTATCCTATGTATCATCATCCCCATTTGAAGCCAAGAGCATGAAGATATCTCTCACACTAAGCTGGTTTCAGATTTGGAAATTATAGTATAGTATGAACAAAATTAATTATATAACTAATTATTTTTTAATGAACTCAGTTACTCAATTTCTGTTCCTACACACATCTTGATGTATATTTCAGCATCATGAGACACGTAGCTGCCTACCTGTTGGCTGCCATGGGCACTGGCCAACCTAATGCTGCCTCCATCAAGGCCATCCTTGGCAGTGTAGGAGTGGAGGCTGATGAGAAACAGCTTACTGTCCTTTTGGATAAATTGTCAGGAAAGAACCTTGCCCAACTCATTCAAGATGGTGAGTGAAATATTTCTTGTAAAATGCACAAATAGTTTTGTCAAAATAATGATTCCTTTGGTTAAGTAATGTGTAGGTATACAGTCTGCGCGAAAAGTTACTGTATTTAGGGAGCGGCACAGTGACTTTTCAAGTTGACTGTAATTCTTCTCCTGCAACAAAGCTAAGATGGGTGAGAGTCAGACACCCTCCACCCTCATGCTGCTCAATCCAATCTCAGGTGTCAAAGGAAGTGTATGTGTGGTACTGCCTTGTTTGCTTTTCCTGCTTTCTGCACTATTACTGCACTTCTTTCCTATGCATCACAGCTTAGTAGACAATGGGTAGAAAGCACACTGATGAGAAAACTATTTAAGTTATCATTGATCTCCATAAAGCAGGTATTAGCAACAAAGAAATCTATATTCAAAAAGGCCTTAAACTCTGTACTGTGCAGGAGCTCATACAAAAATTCAAAGCTGGTGGGGGCAAAAATTTACTGCTCCCACAAAAGCCATATGGTAGGCCACATAAGGTGCCTGAGAGGACAAGAACACTTCTCAAGAGGCAGCTGAAAGTCAATCACAGCCTTACAGGATGCCAAATTAAGGAAGGGAATCCTGACTTGTTAGCTAGTGTCTCTCTCTATACTGTCCATGATACTTTGTGCTGTAACCTTGGGTACTGCAATTACCAGTCAAAGAAAAAAGCCACTTgtaaattgtaagattaaacgagtacttaccaagtatgaagtttgatcataatttcacgaacatttaaacTGCGTCACTGAGGTATTAAATGAGATTCCCGCCGTGTGCGCCTCACGTCAGTCCTTCAGAAAAAAGTGGGTTGGAGGAAGCAGCTGACCATTTAAAAAAACTAGGACAAGCATTCCCTCAGGAAGTCCCACggaaagggagggacagggcGGGCATTTAATACCTCAGTAACGTAGTTTAAATGTTCTTGAAATTATGATCAAACTTCATACActtgaccctcgaaacaacggacctcccatcaatgGATTttggaaactacggacaaattctggagtccggtttaatctacggacgaatattaaaatgcgcgcgattgtccgttcttggcaaattattgtccagttggtggcgggtcggtcgcgtcatcagctgttggccgccatgtttaatcttcagtccgtgcgttttcaaccaacagcgaacattgtccagtgcttaccatggcttttttatgcatttgtacccttcccatgagtgcttaacctatccaaaatgcctTCTAAACCTAGTAAAGCAGTGAAGCATAATCAaaaggctcttccagtggctactaagcttgaactaatacgaaaattagaaaattttacgtattttacgtacattttatacagttttttacgtacttttgcaaagaacggacttttgcaatctacagACAGGGTCTTGCAcccatttgtccgttgttttgAGGGTCGAGTGTACTTGGTAAATACtcatttaatcttacaatttaaCTTCATGACATTTAAACTGACGTCACTGAGGAATTCAATGAAAGCTTTAGAATGATGATTCCTCCAACCTTCATGACTTTAAAAAACTTCCATAaaccaagggaaaaaagaaacacgaaactCCCTAAGAGTTGAATCACATGTAATGCAGCATAATACACCATATACTCGATGCACACCAGAACAGATTGTGTgtagtagaaaaaaacaaaccaaacaacaaATGAATATAATGTCAAGCAACAACACGGCTAAACAGAAGTGTTTACAAAAAAGGGGTCTCAGACGTGGAATCTCCACGTCTAGTCGTCATCACCAGCAGTCAGAACTGCTCTGGCAAACCGCCCATGGTCCTCCAAAGGTTCCTTATAAAACTTGGCAAAAGTACACTCTTGGGACTAGCCAACGGTGGACAAAATAGTGGAGAGAGGCAACTTCAAAGCCGCTTTACTAGATGATGCAGATCTGGTGGAATGcggagaaaaaagtgagaggtcAGTATCAGCAGTATCATCATATCCCGAGTCCAACGTTTTAATGTGTTCCGAGAGGCCATATGGTAGGGGCGTTTTGTTGTTAGGAAAAAAGTAGTTATTCCTCTATAAGGCAAAGTTCTGTCTAGGTAATCTCTGATAGTAGTGTGAACACATACCAGCTTATCAAGAGGGTAAGGCACAAAGCATAATTCTGACAGATGGGAACCTGGCCGAGAGGTTTTCAGTGGGTCGCCAATCCTGAAAAAAAATTTTGTGTCAGAAAGTGTCATGTTTCTAATGTCCAGCAGGTGAAGGATCTGGCCATGTTGGCCAAAGAGCCACAGCATCAAGGCTGTAAGTTTCCTGGACAATTGTAAATTTGACAAAGAGGAGTTTGGTCCCAAAGACTTAATATAAGTGAGCACAATATCAGGGTCCCAGGTGGTAGAACCCCGGGGAAAGGAAGGCCTCTCCTGGAAGACTGACTTCAGGAATCTACTGACTAGTGGGTGCTGTTCTGCAGGATTGTTATTTATCTGAGCCATAGCTGAAATTGCAGAACAGATGGTACTCAGAACTATAGCTACGTCCCAAGAAGGAGGCTAAAGGTGGCTGAAAAGGATCAACTTCCCGGCTGAAGCAAAAAGACACCCATCTGTTGGTATGTGGCCCATATTGTAGTAAAGTACCTTGCCTCCATGATCCAATGAGAAATTGGGCAACCTCTGGCGAAAGTCCTCGGTTTTCAAAGGATCTCCTGATAATAGCATTGCAGCTAGTACCAGGTTGCGAGCCTGTGGGTGTGTAAGTGTCGGATCTTTTGGCAGAATCAAACAGTGCCGAGGAAGTAAGAGGGGAGGTCGAGCCAGTAAGCGGAGAGTGACAGGAAACCATGCCTGAGTTGGCCTCAGCGGAAGAACTGCAAGCAGGGTCGCCTAGGATTCCTGAAGTTTCTTCAAAACCCTGGAAATCAcgctgaagggaggaaaggcataTAAGCTCCTGTTGGACCAGTCAAGAGTGAAGGCATTTAAATATGCTGCAGCAGGATCTGGTTTCCAAGAAACATAAGAAGCCACTTGAGCATTGAGCCTAGAAGCAAATAAGTCAATATCTGGTGTAAAAAATTTCTGACAGCTCTCTGAAAATGTGGGGCAGCAGCATCCATTCAGTATCAACATTTTTTAATCTAGATTCCTTAGCATCTATATTGTGAAGTCCCTTGACAAATTCTGCTGATAATGTAATGCCACGTGACTCAGCCCATGAGAAAATTTTGCTTGTTAAAGTATTAAGGTTAAACTTTGTGCTTCCACAGCGGTTCAGACAAGCGATGGCAGTAGTGTTGTCAGAGTGAAGACGGATGTGAACGTCTCTATACTTCCTGCAAAGGGATTGTAAACCAAAGAGAATAGCCTCTAACTCTAAGCAGTTAATGTGGTCCAATTCGTTATGGGCCCAGTGGCCACCTGTCTTAGATGGTCCCACAGATGCACCCCAGCCTGTCAATGATGCATCAGCAAACAACtcaaagagaggggagaagagcagAGACTTAATCTGGGAATCTATGTTGTAAACCCATCATTTGATGATACCTAAGGCATGGGAGACCAAACTAACCTCTGAAAAGTAGTTACCATAATTGCAGGCCAGTTCCCTGTTCCTGATTATCTCTAGATACTTATATCTGAGAGGGGCAAGTTCCACCGCCTGGTCAGCAGCCACGGCCAAACCAATGAAGGAAGCTAATTCATGTAGAGTAATGTCACCCTGTAATAATTGTAAACCTTTTGCTTTGATCAGTTCCTTTCTATGTGAGGCTAAGGTAGCTGTCATATTAACCAAATTCAACAAAACCCCAAGGAAATCCACCTCTTGGGAAGGCTCTAGAgatgattttaaccccttccttaccgcaagaCTGTTTTCTGGTATGTGCGTACCACGCGCAAAAGCGACCTCGTGGTACCGAAAGATGCCGCCGTGGTACGTGTGtaccacaccaatacatttccgtgtataaccgtggcctgagtgcggattttgcctttttcatgctccacgtggttcactataaacaaacatacactggaggtgttatttttagccaccccagcgtaacaaaaccacccccccccactagccaatcaatatcggagttaatttttcatgcataaacaataaagccaatcactattctttgacatatattattcccacagtccccccaagaacatcagttctctagtatcggccgtggtgaaactgttctattacctctagttagagataatggcgtctgcttcgtgtagcagcgataaggattatcataattatgagacagatagtgaggatatactggaagactctccagatgaatatgattcagactatgatcctgaaaaagaaataggagagagtgatagtgacagcagtgttgaaacgCTCTCGGCAAGTGAGATGGAGCAGCCTCaggcctcagggccaccctcaccaggtgcagagtgtgtggtgctgaatttatgattagtgcacaatttatgattatgtttatgttttcttttattaataaaatgacaagaatatgtttagaaaaaagtacataacactgagttagaaagaaatataatgtgtagatctggccgtgaggcacgtgcgcacacgggcagggggctgcggtataggaggggaacgctttgtttatatcggggggtggctgcggtaaggaaggggttaatgcatTAACTGTGAGACccacagaataaaaaaaggtgcAAGGCATAACAGACATGTTGTTGGAGTTCCTTGCTAGAGGCTGCAATAAAAATGCAATCATCAATGTACGAAACCACAGTAATTCCAAGTTTATGCAGGTGTGAGAGAACTGGTTTAAGGAGCTTGGTAAAGATCCGAGGAGCAGAAGTTAAGCCTTGCGGCAAACAGGTGAATTGATAAGGTTGACCCTTCCAAAAGAATCTAAGCCATTTCCTATCTTCAGGCCtaacaaaaactgaaaaataagcaGCTTTAAAATCACAGGTAGCAAAAAAGCAGTTGAATTAAATGTATGacctctttaaccccttccttaccgcaagactgttttgtggtatGTGCGTACCACGCGCAAAAGCAACCTCGTGGTACCGCAAGATGCCGCTGTGGTACGTGCATACCACACTaatacatttccgtgtataaccgtggcctgagtgcggattttgcctttttcatgctccacgtggttcactataaacaaactaacactggaggcgttatttttaCCCATCCCAGTGTAACAAAATCACCCccccactagccaatcaatatcggagttaatttttcaGGCATAAACtaaagccaatcactattctttgatgtatatattattcccacagtccccccaagaacatcagttctctatTATCAGCCGTGGTGAGACTGTTCTATTGCTtctagttagagataatggcgtctACTTTTTATAGCAGTgatgaggattatcataattatgagacagatagtgaggatatactggaagactctccagatgaatatgattcagactatgatcctgaaaaagaaagaggagagagtgatagtgacagcagtgttgaaactCTCTTggcaagtgagggggagcagcctagttatgactctgcctcagggccaccctcaccaggtgcagagtgtgtagtgctgaatttatgattagtgcacaatttatgattatgtttatgttttctttaattagtaaaattacaaaaatgtttcgaaaaaagtacataacactgagttagaaagaaatataatgtgtagatctggGCGTGAGGCACATGCGCGCACAGGCAGGGGGCTGCGGTATAGGAGGGGAACGCTTTGTTTACATCGGGGGTtggctgcggtaaggaaggggttaagagtacaggcaacccccgcttaacgaaagggttacgttcctaaaaaacacttcgttaagcgaaaaaggttaagcgaaccaattataacaagtttaacccctgatttgaacttccattgagagtaagcaaagcgagagtgcatcatagtacagtaaaaggtttaatgaaagtaaaaattgtgaagttaaacatttaggtagtttaatttaagtcattataatgtacactaatgtatgtatgtacgtaactttataatgtttatgaagggagggagagtgaaacaggaaatacgctagccggcaacctgtgaaatgtaaacaaagtgcgcatcatggtaccgcatacaaaacttatgtaccacatttccattttatccattgtagagtgacgagttcaggtggttcttttagctttcaagaaagatgcggtctcaccagccttcttaatagagtctgctgacttgaaaatagtagacagtagatggagtcaagatggtggcaagcaatgttattagttttctggcctctctcttgtctgaataatacccagcttcacttcgagaataagacacttcctggtcttcttaggaatgttaggccacattgcagggtgtttcggtggtaagttgaactagggaagatgaggtgctggtgacgctgttatgttttgactggggagtgagtgctgtgcttgatcttgatcttgatgctacaggtgacggagaatttcttctgagtcaggcctttgtatcggcagtgcctgtgttgtccacgaggggcttgatcttgatctttattctacaggtgtctcaggatttctcctgaggcaggccgtAGTACCAGCAActtctggtgtattcaaaagcctgtcagcttgcttaatacggtggggctttcaaatttggaaaaaattaccaggataaaacttcgttaaagcgagtttggtgttcgttaaacgagcagattgtagtaaaacgaaaccttcattgtagcgaaatttcgttgtgtgaaccttcgttaaacgggggttgcctgtatctaTTTTAAAATGTATATGGGGAATAAATTCATTTAGTTCTTTAAGGTTCAGAATAACTCTGGCTGTACCATCACTCTTTATAGCAGGAAAAATGTTGGAAAAGAAGCCTTGATTGGAAGAAGTGTCACAGACTTCAACCACTTCCCACCTAATAAACTCCAGCATGGCAGTGTCTAATGCAGAGCGATCAGAAGCAGAGAGATCCAGAGGTCCAGGCAGCACCGTTTGAGTAGGAAGGGTATGGAACTGAAAAATCTTACCATGGACAACATCATGGATCCACTGATCTATAGATAAGTCCTGCCAAATTTGTCTAGCTGCAAAAATCTTACCACTAACAAAATTATTTGGGGTATTCACCAAGGGAAAGATAATGGTACTTACTGGCAAAGTGCCTACTGACGATTCTTGTAAAGCCGCGTCCCCTTCCCCTGGGGCGGCTACTGCCCTACAAAAGGCCTAGAAGTAGACCTCAGCCTTGACTTTGGAGGGCTGCTGGACTGCCCGAAGGATTGGCTGTAAGGGGCAAACTTTCTTGAAGCAGAAGTCCTATGGGGGCGAAAAGAAGGCCTCCCCAGCTTCCTTGTTCGGCGAATCACGTCACATTTCTTCGTAACATCAAAGGGAAATAAGTCTTCCCCTCCAACTTCACAGTTCCATTTGCACAATTCGGCAAGTGCCGAGTCATTGATATGAATTTTAGCCACATCCTTGCGCACCTGATTCACGCAATTAACAGCAGAGGTTAGGAGCCTAAGGCTATTATTCAGCCCATCCAAGTAAGACAAGACAggcttcccctttccttctcctatgtCACTAATGCACTGTGCCACCGGGATGAGGGCCTTGGAGATCAGTCCATTGGTATGGAAGAGACGTAAGTCTATGAGTTTGCCACCAGCACTCATAGCGTTAGTAATGGCTGTGTTAGTAGCTGGGACAGTCAAGTTCAGCACATTACTGGAGAGTTTTATTTTTCCACACGTAGCCTTCACATCATTGGCAGATGGTCTGTGCCGCAAGCTGGCATTCAGGATGGTGGCCAGGCGCTCAGACAGGGGctcacccttctcttcttccccgtGGAAGTGACCAGACAACTCTCCCAGGGCACGAAGGAAGTCAGTGTTGTCACCATTTGCCGCAGTGTGGGCTGGGGGGCCACCACCAAGCAAATCCAACTGCTGTAAGGGGTTGGCAGCACTCTCCAGGAGTTCGCCCTCCTCATCACCCGAGGAGAACGTAGTGAAGCCACTAAACTCGGCACCACTCCCCACAGAGGCGGTGGCAGACGTGTTAGCATCCAGCTTTGTGATCAGGCCGCTGATGACCATACTCAGATGATCCAGTTAGTCGTCCCAGGAGGCGCGATCAGCCATCTCACAGGGGCGCAGTGTTTACATCCTGACTAGAGCCGGCAGCAGAGGGCGGCGAAGCACAAGTCCCATGAATGGCGGCACCattcttctgtctgtctttcttccttttctcctcccctgcAGGTGGAGCTTTCTCCCCGCAGGGGCACTTGCCGGCCGAAGATGAGGAAGTTCGTCTCGGAGTTTCTAGCAGGTCCATCGCCAGATAAAAACTCTGCAACCAAAAAATATTTCTGGGTCACAAAGGACAGCCAGATAAACAACAATCCTTAGATTATGTTCTTTACCTAATAACACTCCCAACAGCAGGACGACAAGCGAAAAAGCTTACCAGGACAACTCCTTGGAGAAGCCAGtaaaaagggaggagggtggacagctggaaGAGCGGTGCAGATTGGACGGAGGTAGGCAGCGAACTGACGTGAGGCGCACACGGCGGGTATCTCATTGAATTCCTCAGTGATGTCAGTTTAAATGTCGTGAAGTGAAATGACtcacagagaaaggaaaggatccAGTTTGCAAAGAATATCAAGATTGAACCTTAGATAAGTGGTGTATAGTAGTTGGTCTGATGAGAGCACTACATGGAAGTAGTAGACACCAACTGAAAAGATAATTTACTCTCAgcaaggtctaatagcactagttctgttTCAGACCAATTCTGGTATGGatcagttcagggggtgctgtgaaccttccattaaagctagttgtgatctcactgaatgttttcctttgtctcATAACTCAAGGAGGTTGTCACAGCCTGCCTTCTAAATacagctctcctcctcttcacaaaactacatgcacttactacacacacttccttcactcataatagaaaaaaatggctactcctaatccagcctcagagtctccttctggggaggggaccagaaatgtccccaggtcagactgctcCAGGCAGCGACCcaaaatatcttgacacctccctcaactttttcttcagcAACATTTGtgatcttagatctaattttcaacctgtagaacaccacctcttctctactaaacctcatcatcttttccttattgaaacacagctgtctgaggaaACTGACACTAGCTCCTTTTttgttcccttctactttctctatcctcagttatgttccaaagctggatgttgtgtctatgtgtgcaACGACTTAAATTGCTttcatgcccacgctcttgaatcttccgagctTTCCGCCAAGTGGCTTCGACTGAATAGTCTGtctttctctaactaaattcatctgtgctgtctacctAACCCCTAACTTCTCTgattatagtaaattctttgaatatttaacttccaaagtggagcacattctatctctctatccttttgtggagatctccatccttggagatttcaatgttcaccaccagctttggctttcttctctcttcactgaccatcctggtgaattagccttgaactttgctatcctaaaaaaaaaaaaaaaaaaaaactggtgcaacaccctacttgtattcctgactgtcttgaagatacacccaacattcttaatcttttcctcacctctaatccttctgcttatgctgttaccctatcttctccattggggTCCTCCGATCATAATCTcatacaggtaactcaatttaGGTGCGTTTCAAGAAGCATCGcttatatcaaaattcgcgtaaaacaaacttgtaattctcataagaaacaatatataataggggggatgtgggatgtggtcccgaaaaatttgtacaaaatactcaatttatttggctaaattaacatgtttttattatttaccattctaaatattaTAAGTGTAttgaaagtaaagggaaaagcaagaaataataagagaaagcaaaaaataataagagaaaacaacaaaacaa
This genomic window contains:
- the LOC123500961 gene encoding 60S acidic ribosomal protein P2-like: MRHVAAYLLAAMGTGQPNAASIKAILGSVGVEADEKQLTVLLDKLSGKNLAQLIQDGSALISSMPACGGGVAAPVEGAVAAPAAEEKKEEKKEEPEEESDDDMGFGLFD